A section of the Candidatus Omnitrophota bacterium genome encodes:
- the rpsT gene encoding 30S ribosomal protein S20: MPQRKAGLKRLRADKKRRLRNIKIKTNLKKSLKKFQALLKDKKREELLASLKEAFAKLDKAAAQGIIHKNTASRRKGRLHKKFLLVTNAPSDKA; encoded by the coding sequence TTGCCACAAAGAAAAGCTGGACTAAAAAGGCTGCGAGCCGATAAAAAAAGGCGCCTACGTAACATAAAGATAAAAACCAATCTCAAAAAATCTTTAAAAAAATTTCAGGCGCTTCTAAAAGATAAAAAAAGGGAAGAATTACTAGCTTCCTTAAAAGAGGCATTTGCCAAATTAGATAAGGCTGCCGCACAGGGAATAATCCACAAAAATACGGCCTCGCGTAGAAAAGGACGTCTCCACAAAAAGTTTCTCCTGGTTACGAATGCACCTTCTGACAAAGCCTAA
- the murJ gene encoding murein biosynthesis integral membrane protein MurJ — protein sequence MSTNNLPYLESRILRSASVVGAATFVSRITGFFRDVVLAYFFGTGIQMQAFIVAFRLPNLLRNLIGEGATNTTLVPVFSKLLSQAKREEFLRLSQFLFKLMLTSLVGIVILSEIASGALVRIIAPGFLDEPEKLFLAIKMSRITFVYILLIGLVAYNTSLLNSMNNFASSAIAPMLLNLSLIIGAFVSVRVMDEPILGIAWAVIVGGILQFSCQLPSLVRNHITPWSNIFHFKIEPEVKHASARVGRLFWPRTLGAAVYQINVFIDTIIASLSSLVGPGAVAAIYYANRIIQLPLGIFAFALSSALLPRFSAFVALNEKDKLAKSFVFSMNMITVIMLPISFFLILLSRPITTAIFQRGEFGIASSQITSLALLFYSLGLYFFAAVKITLACFYALEDTRRPVKIAAFCLVLNLILNIILAIPLKIGGLALASSISAAINLILLCRFLKGHIPSLKYGEIFGLPFLRIFACALFMIFCINWTWQHLFICHVLFIRLIFNLILAAFIYLAAGLLFKINEIKQALLWILRKD from the coding sequence ATGTCAACTAATAATTTGCCATATCTTGAATCTCGTATTTTGCGCTCAGCCTCTGTTGTTGGCGCTGCTACATTTGTCTCCAGAATCACGGGTTTTTTCCGGGACGTAGTATTAGCGTATTTCTTCGGCACAGGTATTCAGATGCAGGCGTTTATTGTTGCTTTTCGCCTACCGAATCTATTACGTAATCTTATTGGAGAAGGCGCGACAAATACTACACTTGTTCCTGTATTCTCCAAATTGCTTTCTCAAGCTAAAAGAGAAGAATTCTTAAGATTAAGCCAATTTTTATTTAAACTTATGCTCACAAGCTTAGTGGGCATTGTTATTCTTAGCGAGATTGCTTCAGGTGCTCTAGTGCGGATTATTGCCCCTGGATTCTTGGATGAGCCTGAAAAGTTGTTTTTGGCAATAAAGATGTCCCGTATTACTTTTGTTTATATTTTGCTAATAGGTCTTGTGGCTTACAATACCTCCCTTCTTAATTCCATGAATAATTTTGCATCAAGCGCTATTGCCCCCATGTTGTTAAATCTAAGCCTTATCATTGGTGCATTCGTATCTGTAAGAGTTATGGATGAACCTATTTTGGGCATTGCCTGGGCAGTTATTGTCGGAGGAATTCTGCAGTTTTCTTGTCAGCTGCCGTCGCTAGTGAGGAATCACATAACTCCTTGGAGTAATATTTTTCATTTTAAGATAGAACCTGAAGTCAAGCATGCTTCAGCCAGGGTTGGCCGACTCTTCTGGCCGCGGACTCTGGGGGCGGCAGTTTATCAGATAAATGTATTTATAGATACTATTATTGCTTCTTTGTCGTCCCTTGTCGGTCCGGGTGCAGTTGCGGCGATATATTACGCAAACCGCATAATACAGCTTCCTCTGGGAATATTTGCCTTTGCTCTTTCTAGTGCCTTGCTTCCGCGTTTTTCTGCTTTTGTAGCTCTCAATGAAAAGGACAAATTAGCTAAAAGCTTTGTTTTTTCTATGAATATGATAACAGTTATTATGCTGCCAATTAGCTTCTTTCTTATCCTCCTGTCCAGGCCGATAACAACAGCAATATTTCAGCGCGGAGAGTTTGGTATAGCTTCAAGCCAAATAACATCTTTGGCCCTATTGTTTTATTCTCTGGGTCTATACTTTTTTGCTGCGGTAAAAATTACACTTGCCTGTTTCTATGCCTTAGAAGATACAAGAAGGCCGGTTAAGATTGCTGCCTTCTGTTTGGTCCTAAATCTAATATTAAACATTATTCTAGCCATTCCCTTAAAGATTGGAGGCCTTGCCCTTGCTAGTTCTATTTCTGCAGCGATAAATTTAATTCTTTTGTGTAGATTCTTAAAGGGGCACATTCCATCTCTTAAATACGGGGAGATCTTTGGCCTACCTTTTTTGAGAATATTTGCCTGCGCGCTATTTATGATATTTTGCATTAATTGGACGTGGCAGCATTTATTCATCTGTCATGTACTTTTTATCCGCCTAATATTCAATTTGATTTTAGCTGCCTTTATTTATTTAGCCGCAGGCTTGTTATTTAAAATCAATGAGATAAAGCAGGCCCTCCTATGGATATTAAGAAAAGATTAA
- a CDS encoding excinuclease ABC subunit UvrC translates to MDIKKRLKSIPDAAGVYIMKDSNSDILYVGKATSLNKRITSYFYRKKDLEPKIQIMLGRLSTIDIKECNSEAEALILESELIKKLHPKYNTIGKDDKSFPWVKITKEDFPRVLFTRPKTGEDAILIGPFTSSCTLKSVLKTIRNIFPFRTCSQMHKKPCLNYSLGLCPAPCIFKISKKDYQRHIRRIRQILEGKTRTILKDLSVRMHTLSQKQRFEEAGLIRDQIQALESLWKNEPQLGKINVLWQLKSALALKRLPLRIEGFDISNISGDYNVGSLVSFYKTQPDKSQYRRYRVKTVSGANDYESILEIVRRRFSRIKEDNLKRPDLFIVDGGKGQVSALKKALIEQGLDIAVIGIAKRKEHIFMPGKKEFLVLNPHSPALHLIQQVRNEAHRFALKYHRLLRKKNMLKSKIKDEK, encoded by the coding sequence ATGGATATTAAGAAAAGATTAAAATCTATTCCTGATGCAGCTGGCGTCTACATTATGAAAGATAGTAATTCAGATATACTCTATGTTGGCAAGGCCACGTCTTTAAACAAGCGCATAACATCTTACTTTTATAGAAAAAAAGATTTAGAGCCTAAGATTCAGATTATGCTGGGAAGGCTTTCGACTATTGATATTAAGGAGTGTAACAGTGAAGCAGAGGCCTTGATTCTAGAATCTGAACTTATAAAGAAACTGCATCCAAAATATAATACGATTGGAAAAGACGATAAGAGTTTTCCCTGGGTGAAAATTACAAAGGAGGACTTCCCTAGAGTTCTGTTCACAAGGCCCAAAACAGGCGAGGATGCTATTCTCATCGGTCCTTTTACCAGCTCCTGCACCTTAAAGTCAGTATTAAAGACTATCAGAAATATATTTCCGTTTCGGACTTGCTCTCAGATGCATAAAAAACCATGTTTGAATTATTCTTTGGGGCTTTGTCCTGCTCCTTGTATCTTTAAGATTAGTAAGAAAGATTATCAGCGTCATATTAGACGTATACGTCAAATTCTAGAGGGTAAAACAAGGACCATCCTAAAGGATCTTTCAGTAAGGATGCATACACTTTCGCAAAAACAGAGATTTGAAGAGGCAGGATTGATTCGCGATCAAATCCAGGCCTTAGAGTCTTTGTGGAAGAATGAGCCGCAATTAGGTAAAATCAATGTCCTCTGGCAGTTGAAAAGCGCCCTAGCCCTAAAACGTCTTCCTTTAAGGATTGAAGGCTTTGATATCTCGAATATCTCTGGAGATTATAACGTTGGTTCTTTAGTTTCCTTTTATAAGACTCAACCTGATAAGAGTCAATATCGGCGTTATAGAGTTAAGACTGTTTCTGGGGCAAATGACTACGAGAGTATTTTAGAAATAGTAAGGCGTAGATTTTCCAGGATAAAAGAGGATAATCTAAAGAGGCCGGATCTGTTTATTGTTGACGGCGGCAAGGGACAGGTCTCAGCATTAAAGAAGGCATTGATTGAGCAAGGTCTTGATATTGCTGTTATTGGCATTGCAAAGAGGAAAGAGCATATATTTATGCCGGGGAAAAAAGAATTTCTCGTTCTGAATCCACATTCTCCTGCTCTACATTTAATACAGCAGGTTCGCAACGAGGCACATCGTTTTGCGCTTAAATATCACCGGCTACTACGTAAAAAAAATATGCTAAAATCAAAGATAAAAGATGAAAAATAA
- a CDS encoding MGMT family protein, with amino-acid sequence MKNKHKKKKIGDKIDLGDPFSKVLSGLTEFSKGVLRATYKIPLGQTRSYQWVASKIGRPKACRAVGAALKKNPYPLLIPCHRVVRINGEIGGYSRGIRKKKDLLAIEKEIAEILKKKKGNPRSKKWPR; translated from the coding sequence ATGAAAAATAAACACAAGAAAAAGAAAATTGGTGATAAAATAGATTTAGGAGACCCTTTTAGTAAGGTTCTAAGCGGGCTAACAGAGTTTAGCAAAGGAGTCTTAAGGGCAACTTATAAAATACCACTGGGTCAGACACGTAGTTATCAGTGGGTTGCTTCTAAAATAGGCAGGCCCAAGGCATGTCGTGCTGTTGGAGCAGCCTTAAAGAAAAATCCATACCCATTATTAATTCCTTGCCATAGGGTAGTGAGGATTAATGGAGAGATTGGCGGGTATTCAAGAGGCATAAGAAAAAAGAAAGATCTGTTAGCGATTGAAAAAGAAATAGCAGAAATTTTAAAGAAGAAGAAAGGCAATCCAAGGAGTAAGAAATGGCCAAGATGA
- a CDS encoding PilT/PilU family type 4a pilus ATPase: MAKMKDLFKQMVEKDASDLILRAGSQCWMRIHSRLEKVGEQVLSVEDLMRMVNEIINDEQRKQFNKTRNVDFAVYFEDLGRFRASLFVQRNSPAIVVRRVRRDLQTFEELNLPADILKKLSLEKRGMVFLTGAAGSGKSTTIASMIEHMNQNISRHVITLEEPIEFTFEDKRSIINQRELGLDVDSYADALKHFTYQSPDVIFIGNIRDLETMSAALTAAETGVLVLSTLHTVNAAQTIERIINFFPPHQHLEVRVQLSMLLKGVISLRLIPRKDRPGCIPAYETMLLTPTISRLIREGKIWEITSFLYEGEIFGMQTFRQSIVKLIRNDSITIEDGMEFCDNKDELELDLKGIKRL, translated from the coding sequence ATGGCCAAGATGAAAGATCTATTTAAGCAGATGGTGGAAAAAGACGCATCAGATTTAATACTGCGTGCTGGTTCGCAATGCTGGATGAGGATTCATTCAAGGCTGGAAAAAGTAGGAGAACAAGTGCTCTCTGTTGAGGATTTGATGCGCATGGTAAATGAGATTATTAATGATGAACAGCGCAAACAGTTTAATAAGACAAGAAACGTAGATTTTGCTGTATATTTCGAAGACCTAGGTCGTTTTCGGGCAAGTCTGTTTGTACAGAGAAATTCTCCTGCGATTGTTGTCAGACGAGTGCGTAGAGACCTGCAGACCTTTGAGGAATTGAATTTGCCAGCAGATATTTTAAAAAAATTGTCCCTGGAGAAAAGAGGCATGGTCTTCTTAACCGGAGCTGCCGGAAGCGGTAAATCCACTACGATTGCCAGTATGATTGAGCATATGAATCAAAATATAAGTAGACATGTTATTACCTTAGAGGAGCCTATTGAGTTTACATTTGAAGATAAGAGATCGATAATAAACCAGAGAGAGCTGGGTTTGGATGTTGATTCCTATGCAGATGCCCTAAAGCATTTTACTTATCAGAGCCCGGACGTTATCTTTATCGGTAATATCCGTGACTTAGAGACTATGAGTGCTGCCCTTACTGCTGCTGAGACAGGTGTCTTGGTTTTAAGCACACTTCATACTGTTAATGCGGCCCAAACAATTGAGCGGATAATTAATTTTTTCCCTCCGCACCAACATCTAGAGGTAAGGGTACAGCTATCTATGTTATTGAAGGGCGTTATATCTTTAAGACTTATTCCGAGAAAGGACAGACCGGGTTGTATTCCAGCTTATGAGACAATGCTGCTTACTCCTACAATTTCGCGATTGATTCGAGAAGGAAAGATTTGGGAGATTACTTCCTTCTTATACGAGGGAGAAATATTTGGCATGCAGACATTCCGTCAATCTATTGTAAAGCTGATTCGTAATGACAGTATTACAATTGAGGATGGAATGGAATTCTGCGACAACAAGGATGAATTAGAGCTTGATTTAAAAGGGATAAAGAGGCTATAA
- the prfB gene encoding peptide chain release factor 2 (programmed frameshift), whose protein sequence is MQEELNIHINELRNRLEHLRGYLDIDNKRKGISQIEAQMSEPDFWSDINLANKKTSELKDLKSSVRLWSEINVKLEELDELLHASTCNDVALIEEIKNEAAKLDEELNALEFRTLFSGRFDKNNAIVNINAGAGGTESCDWTSMLYRMYTRWAENKGFTAKIIDVLAGEEAGIKNVTFSVKGEYAYGYLRSEKGVHRLVRISPFDANKRRHTSFASVGVIPEVQDDVDIQINIADLRIDTYRSSGAGGQHVNVTDSAVRITHLPTGIVVQCQNERSQYQNKAVAMRILRARLYEKSLEERQQEISAEHAQKKKIEWGSQIRSYVMHPYSLVKDHRTEFEMGNVNAVLNGEVDKFIEQFLKYKASKSDGNII, encoded by the exons ATGCAGGAAGAATTAAATATCCACATCAATGAATTAAGGAACCGCTTAGAACATTTAAGAGGTTATCTT GACATAGATAATAAGCGAAAGGGCATTTCCCAGATTGAGGCTCAGATGAGCGAGCCTGATTTCTGGTCCGATATTAACCTGGCAAATAAAAAGACGTCTGAGCTTAAGGATTTAAAGTCTTCTGTTCGGCTTTGGTCAGAGATTAATGTTAAGCTGGAAGAATTAGATGAATTATTGCATGCCAGTACTTGTAATGATGTAGCGTTGATAGAAGAGATAAAGAATGAAGCGGCCAAGTTGGATGAAGAGTTGAATGCCTTGGAATTCAGGACGCTTTTTTCAGGCAGGTTTGATAAAAACAACGCAATAGTTAACATCAACGCCGGCGCTGGTGGTACGGAATCTTGTGATTGGACCTCAATGCTTTATAGGATGTATACCCGCTGGGCAGAAAACAAAGGTTTTACTGCTAAGATTATTGATGTCTTAGCAGGTGAAGAGGCAGGTATAAAAAACGTTACATTCTCGGTTAAAGGTGAATATGCCTATGGATATTTGAGATCAGAAAAAGGCGTGCATCGCCTGGTACGAATCTCTCCTTTTGATGCAAATAAGCGTCGACATACCTCTTTTGCCTCCGTAGGCGTTATCCCAGAAGTCCAAGATGATGTAGACATACAGATAAATATAGCTGATTTACGCATTGATACTTATCGTTCTTCCGGGGCCGGGGGTCAGCATGTCAATGTTACAGACTCTGCAGTCAGGATAACACACCTTCCTACAGGCATAGTAGTGCAGTGTCAGAACGAGCGTAGTCAGTATCAGAATAAGGCTGTGGCTATGAGGATTTTGCGCGCTCGGCTGTATGAAAAATCACTAGAAGAGCGGCAGCAGGAGATATCAGCAGAGCACGCACAAAAGAAAAAGATAGAATGGGGAAGCCAGATACGTTCCTATGTAATGCATCCTTATTCTCTTGTAAAAGACCATAGGACCGAATTTGAAATGGGAAATGTTAACGCTGTATTGAACGGTGAAGTAGATAAATTCATTGAGCAATTTTTAAAATATAAGGCGAGCAAAAGTGATGGGAATATTATCTAA
- the secA gene encoding preprotein translocase subunit SecA — MGILSKLFKTSNERELNTLWPIASQVNAKESFYQRLSDKELAAKTDEFRPQIKERYKSVSSGIVDLQARIATATSSEEKDKLRLRLKDLNNSVFSEHLADSFAVVREAARRAIGMRHFDVQILGGIVLHQGKIAEMVTGEGKTLVATLAAYLNALAGRGVHIVTVNDYLARRDRDWMGPVFEFLGLSVGVIQHDMSPQQRRIAYSCDITYGTNNEFGFDYLRDNMVIDKQDMVQRPFCFAILDEVDSILVDEARTPLIISGPAEESTEKYYQIDRIVPKLKGRIITQKDELDAKFKGTDLNEGFDYIVDEKLHTAALTEEGVAKSEKLLGVKNLYDDIAGMWVHHITCALKAHNLFKRDVHYVLKEGKVIIVDEFTGRLMPGRRWSDGLHQAVEAKEDVKIERENQTLATITFQNYFRMYEKLAGMTGTAMTEAQEFKHIYGLDVVSVPTNQPLIRESLPDAVFKSQEEKFNAVVEEITNLYNLGRPVLVGTISIERSEALSDMLKKCGVQHQVLNAKYHEFEAQIIAQAGRLKTITIATNMAGRGTDIILGGNPEYIAKAMTNEKNIEDREFFLKEYERLLEEFKKKTDAEHEKVVALGGLHVIGTERHEARRIDNQLRGRSGRQGDPGSSRFYVSFEDDLMRLFGSDRMINVMNTLGLEKGQAIEHPWVSKSIEVAQKRVENHNFEIRKQILEYDNAMNRQREVIYQQRRMVLEGESLREEYFSMIDANLESGLSLYLNSASPGEVDLGGCQNWLKTKFGLRLELDESKILSESQDSLREDLFKRVVKLYQEKENNLGQEMMCYLERMILLQIIDAKWKDHLLNMDALKEGIGLRAYGQRDPLIEYQREAFNMFQEMIEQIKQEAVEFILKVQAPTQQRVRGVFSSLPQELIHEQRSSLNADPAGVSPVKQDLTQAKPQPKITDKKVGRNDPCPCGAIDPATNKPIKYKKCHGK, encoded by the coding sequence ATGGGAATATTATCTAAATTATTCAAGACGTCTAATGAGCGTGAGCTTAATACATTATGGCCGATCGCCAGCCAGGTAAACGCAAAAGAATCTTTTTATCAAAGGCTTTCGGATAAGGAACTGGCTGCTAAGACAGATGAGTTTCGGCCTCAAATAAAGGAAAGATATAAATCAGTCTCTTCTGGAATTGTAGATCTGCAGGCAAGGATTGCTACTGCCACCTCCTCTGAAGAAAAGGACAAACTAAGGCTAAGGCTAAAGGATTTAAATAATAGTGTATTTAGCGAGCATCTCGCAGATAGCTTTGCTGTTGTCAGGGAGGCAGCTCGTCGCGCGATTGGGATGAGACATTTTGATGTTCAGATCTTAGGAGGCATTGTTTTGCATCAGGGAAAGATTGCGGAGATGGTAACAGGAGAGGGCAAGACTTTAGTGGCAACACTGGCTGCTTATCTGAATGCCTTAGCAGGCAGGGGTGTACACATTGTTACTGTTAATGATTATCTTGCGCGTCGTGATCGTGACTGGATGGGGCCAGTCTTTGAATTTTTAGGACTTTCTGTCGGCGTTATCCAGCATGATATGAGCCCGCAACAGCGTCGCATAGCTTATTCATGCGATATTACTTATGGCACTAATAATGAATTCGGCTTTGATTATCTGCGGGATAATATGGTTATTGATAAGCAGGATATGGTTCAGCGGCCATTCTGTTTTGCCATTCTTGATGAAGTAGATTCTATCCTCGTTGATGAGGCCAGGACGCCTTTAATCATATCTGGTCCAGCAGAGGAATCAACAGAAAAATATTATCAAATAGATAGAATCGTCCCTAAATTGAAGGGAAGAATAATTACGCAAAAAGACGAACTTGATGCAAAATTTAAAGGAACAGATTTAAATGAGGGGTTTGATTATATTGTTGATGAAAAATTACATACAGCGGCCTTAACCGAAGAAGGAGTAGCAAAAAGCGAAAAATTATTAGGCGTTAAAAACCTTTATGATGATATAGCAGGCATGTGGGTGCACCATATAACTTGCGCCTTGAAAGCGCACAATTTGTTTAAGCGCGATGTGCATTATGTACTTAAAGAAGGCAAGGTTATAATTGTTGATGAATTTACAGGAAGGCTTATGCCTGGTAGGCGTTGGTCTGATGGTCTGCATCAGGCAGTAGAGGCAAAAGAAGATGTAAAAATCGAAAGGGAGAACCAAACCTTAGCCACCATTACATTCCAAAACTACTTCCGGATGTATGAGAAGTTAGCAGGTATGACAGGTACGGCCATGACAGAGGCGCAGGAGTTTAAACATATTTATGGTCTGGATGTTGTCTCTGTGCCGACTAATCAACCCCTGATTCGCGAAAGCTTACCAGATGCAGTTTTCAAAAGCCAGGAAGAAAAATTTAATGCTGTTGTCGAAGAGATAACCAATCTTTATAATCTGGGGCGGCCGGTTTTGGTGGGTACCATCTCTATAGAAAGAAGCGAGGCCTTATCTGATATGCTCAAAAAGTGTGGAGTCCAACATCAGGTGCTTAATGCTAAATATCATGAATTTGAAGCGCAGATTATTGCCCAGGCCGGTAGATTAAAGACAATTACAATTGCCACAAATATGGCTGGTCGCGGCACGGATATAATCCTGGGAGGAAATCCTGAATATATTGCCAAGGCAATGACAAATGAAAAAAATATCGAGGATAGAGAGTTCTTTTTAAAGGAATATGAAAGGCTTCTAGAAGAATTTAAGAAAAAAACAGATGCTGAACATGAAAAGGTAGTTGCCTTAGGGGGCTTACATGTTATCGGCACAGAGCGTCACGAGGCAAGAAGAATTGATAATCAGCTGCGTGGTAGAAGCGGCAGACAAGGAGATCCTGGTTCGAGTAGATTTTATGTATCATTCGAAGATGACCTGATGCGGCTATTCGGATCTGACCGCATGATTAATGTAATGAATACGCTGGGGTTGGAAAAGGGTCAGGCGATTGAACATCCTTGGGTTAGTAAGTCTATTGAGGTAGCCCAAAAGAGAGTAGAAAATCATAACTTTGAGATTCGTAAACAGATTTTAGAATATGATAATGCAATGAACAGACAGCGCGAGGTTATATATCAGCAACGCAGAATGGTTTTAGAAGGCGAAAGTCTAAGAGAAGAATATTTCTCAATGATTGATGCTAATTTAGAAAGCGGTCTTTCTCTTTATCTGAATAGCGCAAGTCCGGGAGAAGTTGATTTAGGAGGTTGTCAAAACTGGTTAAAAACTAAATTTGGATTAAGACTAGAATTAGATGAGTCTAAGATTCTATCGGAATCGCAAGATTCTTTACGCGAGGATTTATTTAAACGTGTAGTGAAACTTTACCAGGAGAAAGAAAACAATCTAGGGCAAGAGATGATGTGTTATCTAGAGAGGATGATACTACTGCAGATCATAGATGCTAAGTGGAAAGACCATCTTCTGAATATGGATGCGCTTAAAGAGGGTATAGGACTGCGTGCTTACGGCCAGCGTGATCCCTTGATTGAATATCAACGTGAGGCGTTTAATATGTTCCAGGAGATGATCGAGCAGATAAAACAGGAGGCAGTAGAGTTTATTTTGAAGGTTCAGGCGCCGACACAACAGAGGGTGCGCGGGGTATTTAGCTCTTTGCCTCAGGAATTAATTCATGAACAGAGATCGTCTTTGAATGCTGACCCAGCAGGGGTTTCTCCAGTTAAGCAGGATTTAACTCAAGCCAAGCCACAGCCTAAGATTACAGATAAGAAGGTTGGTCGTAATGATCCTTGTCCCTGTGGCGCAATTGATCCGGCTACTAATAAGCCAATTAAATATAAGAAATGCCATGGTAAATGA
- the lnt gene encoding apolipoprotein N-acyltransferase produces MTKVTIVGWLVLGLYLSLYPAFFGLLTSFCLKSFINENRKLYLLFILPCIWVGFEFVRSHLLTGFGWNSLGYSQFRNLALIQIADSSGVYGVSFVVMFANCIFWMVTEEVIARKQGIYKKIIGLLLSLAFVLVSVLGYGLLRLAENFSKKQDILRVSIVQPNISQNLKWNPYAKDYILEEIIDLSIEAAKDAPDMIIWPESALPIYFELDSGIFDVVSGLAKDLNTHLLTGAVRVEQDEFYNSAILISPQGSLLTLYDKLHLVPYGEFIPFRRLTPFLASIVGIGDFSWGKSYTIFNLKDIRFAVLICFEDAFSNLSRQFLKEGASILVNITNDAWFDRQAEPQQHLSQSVFRAVENRVSIVRCANTGISGLINAKGKMEKFVSEETFVRGFKTFPVAVKLDYQTYYNRHGDLFVLICIILAMLAITKSIYTKIKAKA; encoded by the coding sequence TTGACTAAAGTTACTATTGTAGGCTGGTTAGTCCTTGGTCTATACCTAAGTTTATATCCTGCCTTTTTTGGATTGTTAACCTCCTTTTGTTTAAAGTCGTTTATAAATGAAAATCGCAAGCTGTATTTATTGTTTATCTTACCTTGTATCTGGGTCGGGTTTGAATTCGTTCGCTCACATCTTTTAACTGGATTTGGATGGAACTCTCTGGGGTATTCTCAATTTAGAAATCTTGCCTTGATTCAGATAGCGGATTCTTCTGGTGTATATGGCGTATCCTTTGTAGTCATGTTCGCCAATTGTATTTTCTGGATGGTTACAGAGGAAGTTATAGCGCGCAAACAAGGTATTTACAAGAAGATCATAGGTTTATTACTCTCTCTTGCTTTTGTCTTGGTTAGTGTTTTAGGTTATGGTCTACTACGTTTGGCTGAGAATTTTAGTAAAAAACAAGATATCTTGCGCGTATCTATAGTCCAGCCTAACATATCTCAAAACCTAAAATGGAATCCATACGCAAAAGATTATATCTTAGAAGAGATCATTGACCTTAGTATAGAGGCAGCCAAAGATGCTCCAGATATGATTATATGGCCGGAAAGCGCTCTCCCTATATATTTCGAATTGGACTCAGGGATTTTTGATGTGGTATCTGGATTAGCCAAGGATTTAAATACACACCTGTTAACAGGGGCTGTAAGGGTTGAGCAAGATGAATTCTATAATAGTGCTATATTGATTTCACCGCAGGGAAGCTTATTGACTTTATATGATAAATTACATCTTGTCCCCTATGGTGAATTCATACCTTTTCGGAGATTAACTCCATTTTTGGCCTCAATAGTAGGGATTGGAGATTTTAGCTGGGGAAAATCCTACACTATATTTAATTTAAAAGATATAAGATTTGCTGTTCTCATATGTTTTGAAGATGCCTTTAGTAATTTATCTAGACAATTCTTAAAGGAGGGCGCATCTATCCTAGTGAATATCACAAATGATGCCTGGTTTGATAGACAGGCCGAACCCCAGCAGCATCTTTCACAAAGTGTATTTAGGGCTGTTGAAAATCGCGTAAGCATTGTGCGTTGCGCTAATACAGGTATATCAGGATTAATCAATGCTAAAGGCAAGATGGAAAAATTTGTTAGCGAAGAGACATTTGTTAGGGGCTTTAAGACATTTCCTGTGGCTGTCAAATTAGATTACCAGACATATTATAATCGCCATGGTGATTTATTCGTATTAATCTGTATTATTCTAGCCATGCTTGCAATTACAAAGAGCATCTATACGAAAATAAAGGCAAAGGCATGA